The following nucleotide sequence is from Pseudomonas sessilinigenes.
CAGGCCCAGCTTCTTGGCTTCGAGCAGGGCCTCCATGTATTCGGCCAGTTCGATGCCATTGCCTGGGGCCGGCCAATGGATCAGCAGCAGATCGACATAGTCGGTACGCAGCTTGGCCAGGCTGTCGCGCAGGCTGGCAACCAGCTTGTCGGCGGCGTAGTTGTCGACCCAGATCTTGGTGGTGATGAACAGTTCGCTGCGGGCTACGCCGCTTTCGGCGATCGCCTGGCCGACATCGGCTTCGTTACCGTAGATCTGCGCGGTATCAATCACGCGATAGCCCAGGGCCAACGCGGACTTCACCGAATCGATGACAGCCTGGCCGGTCAGGCGGAAGGTACCGAGGCCAAAGGATGGAATACTCATGGATCTGCTCCTGGTGGTTGATGCGTACGATGATCGGTGCGTTGGCTGCCGCAGCTTATGGCCCGCGGCTCAGCGATCGCTTGGATGGGGCGTAGTATGGCCATCGCCCGGTGGCGGATTAAGCCGTCGGCGCACCAAAGTCCTTTGACTTGAAGTCACGAATCAACGCCAGCGCTGTGTACTTTGGACATGGATGGGCGGGGAGGAGGGCGTGTTGCCGATAGATGCCGGGGCCGCTGTATCATCGGCGCAAACAATAATCAGGAAGCCAGGCCGATGATCGGGTTCACTTTTCGCCAGCTCGAGTACTTTGTCGCTGCCGCAGAGCAGGGCAGCGTCAGCGCCGCTGCCAGGGCCATGCACATCTCCCAGCCCTCGGTGTCCCTGGCGATCGCGCAACTGGAGACGGCACTTGGCGAAAAGCTCTTTCATCGCCAGGTCAGCCGGGGCCTGGAGTTGAGTCCAGCAGGGCGCAAGTTGCTGGAGCAGGCCCGGGAGATTCTCGCCAGGGCCGCCATCATGGTGGGCGCCGATGATTGCCAGGCCCAGTTGCGCGGAACCTTGAGCCTGGTGTGTTTCCAGGACTTGGGGCCGTACTTCGCCCCACGGCTGCTGGCGGGCTTTCGCCAGCGTCACCCTGACGTCTCGATCACCCTGTTCGAGAGCGACCTGGCGGGCGTCAATCGACGCTTGCTGGAAGGGCAGGCAGAGCTGGCCCTGACCTATGGAATGGGCCTGAGCCCGAACATCCAGGCCCGGGTGCTGGAGCGCCTGATGCCCTACGCCCTGTTGCCAGTGGATCACCCCCTGGCCGCCCAGGAGCAGGTGTCGCTGGTGGACCTGGCCGCCGAGTGCCTGATCCTGGAAGACATCGCCAGGACCCGGGAGTACTTCCTGTCGTTGTTCTGGGCCTGCGACCTGCAGCCGGCGTCATTGCAACTGACCCAGACCTTCGAGATGCAGCGCGGCCTGGTGGCCCACGGCTACGGTGTTGCATTGTCCTGTACCCGGCCCCAGGGCGATCGCAGCTATGACGGGCAACCCCTGGCCTGTCGCCCGTTGCTCGAGGCCGTCAGCCCGCAGCCGGTAGTACTGGCCCAATCCAGCGCCATGCGACCTTCGCCAGTGGCCCAGGCGTTCCT
It contains:
- a CDS encoding LysR family transcriptional regulator translates to MIGFTFRQLEYFVAAAEQGSVSAAARAMHISQPSVSLAIAQLETALGEKLFHRQVSRGLELSPAGRKLLEQAREILARAAIMVGADDCQAQLRGTLSLVCFQDLGPYFAPRLLAGFRQRHPDVSITLFESDLAGVNRRLLEGQAELALTYGMGLSPNIQARVLERLMPYALLPVDHPLAAQEQVSLVDLAAECLILEDIARTREYFLSLFWACDLQPASLQLTQTFEMQRGLVAHGYGVALSCTRPQGDRSYDGQPLACRPLLEAVSPQPVVLAQSSAMRPSPVAQAFLDWATAQFTP